In Granulicella tundricola MP5ACTX9, a single genomic region encodes these proteins:
- a CDS encoding DUF6807 domain-containing protein: MYSRRIFGIASVALLMSVSALKAQAGKGVQVTPNEADRRVDITIDGERFTSYVWPTSLKKPVLYPLIASDGVTVTRGYPLEPRPKERVDHPHHAGMWFNYGNVNGFDFWNNSDAIKEADREKMGSIHQDRIVSTKSGKDRGELTVESTWTTGKGTDILKETTRYVFIKRGDARIIDRVTTLKALDQAVFNDDKEGVLGIRVAHFLESPNEKGGIFMDAEGRPTKVDAVDTSGATGVYRTSEGVEGEKVWSTRGKWCTLTGTTDGKTLSIAILDHKGNPGYPTYWHARGYGLFAANPLGDHIFDPKAPEHKFTIAKGQSATFKYRVIIFSHSAITAEMNKESAAYDAEYN; the protein is encoded by the coding sequence ATGTATAGCCGACGCATCTTCGGCATCGCATCTGTGGCGCTGCTTATGTCTGTGTCGGCGCTCAAAGCGCAGGCAGGGAAGGGAGTGCAGGTCACGCCCAACGAGGCGGATCGCCGTGTCGATATCACCATCGACGGCGAACGCTTCACCTCCTACGTCTGGCCCACCTCGCTCAAGAAGCCTGTGCTCTATCCGCTGATCGCGTCGGACGGCGTTACTGTCACACGTGGGTATCCGCTGGAGCCGCGGCCGAAGGAACGCGTCGATCACCCGCACCACGCCGGCATGTGGTTCAACTACGGCAACGTCAACGGCTTCGACTTCTGGAACAACTCTGACGCCATCAAGGAGGCCGACCGCGAGAAGATGGGCTCCATCCATCAGGACCGCATCGTGTCCACCAAGAGCGGTAAGGATCGCGGGGAGCTCACGGTCGAATCGACCTGGACCACCGGCAAGGGCACGGACATCCTGAAAGAAACCACACGCTACGTCTTCATCAAGCGCGGGGACGCCCGCATCATCGACCGCGTGACTACGTTGAAGGCGCTCGACCAGGCCGTCTTCAACGACGACAAGGAAGGCGTTCTCGGCATCCGCGTCGCGCACTTCCTGGAGTCGCCGAACGAGAAGGGCGGCATCTTCATGGATGCCGAGGGCCGGCCCACCAAGGTCGATGCCGTCGATACATCCGGCGCGACTGGCGTCTATCGGACCAGCGAAGGAGTCGAAGGTGAGAAGGTCTGGTCGACCCGCGGCAAATGGTGTACGCTCACCGGGACCACGGACGGCAAGACGCTGTCGATTGCGATCCTCGATCATAAGGGCAATCCCGGCTATCCCACCTATTGGCACGCACGCGGCTACGGTCTCTTCGCCGCCAACCCGCTCGGCGACCATATATTCGACCCCAAGGCACCGGAGCATAAGTTCACCATCGCCAAGGGCCAGTCGGCAACCTTCAAGTATCGCGTCATCATCTTCTCCCATAGCGCAATCACCGCGGAGATGAACAAGGAGAGCGCGGCCTACGACGCTGAGTACAACTAA
- a CDS encoding Gfo/Idh/MocA family protein, translating into MDLKDTNLNTNRRDFLKTSSLLAAGATVSWNASSYAAIVGANDRVRTAIVGCGDRMKGALVPAFLSHAKELNFQFVAVSDIWNMRRDQGAAMLSEKTGNKVDSVRNNEELYARKDVDAVLIATADFQHAQHGIQAVNAGRDAYVEKPTAHTMPDARNFRAAVHKTGKIVQVGTQRRSTPGYQKAYEYINSGQFGDIVMVEMSWNVNQPGRWRRPDVVPLLKEQDTDWTRYQLDLPKVPFDARKYLEFRLFWPYSSGLPDQWLVHQIDTVHWFTGLPHPRSVVANGGIYAWKDGRVNWDTLTAVFDYGPLDDPTKGFQVVYSTRQTNSAGGVKELYYSTGGMLDMDKRTVTPNGGLTAKYAAEMKMEPKLLKSFSLDDHSEKVSTDANTGSGDPETGANMRNWMECVRSRKMPNASIEAGYSHSIALCMCIAAMQTGTRVTFDDKTQQVVAGGKHV; encoded by the coding sequence ATGGATTTGAAAGACACGAACCTCAACACCAATCGCAGGGACTTTCTCAAGACCAGCAGCCTCCTTGCAGCCGGAGCCACGGTCTCCTGGAACGCCTCCAGCTACGCCGCCATTGTCGGTGCCAACGACCGTGTCCGAACTGCCATCGTCGGTTGTGGCGACCGCATGAAAGGCGCGCTCGTCCCGGCTTTTTTATCCCATGCCAAGGAATTGAACTTCCAGTTCGTTGCCGTCTCCGATATCTGGAACATGCGGCGTGATCAGGGTGCGGCTATGCTCAGCGAGAAGACTGGAAATAAGGTCGACTCCGTCCGCAACAACGAAGAGCTTTATGCCCGCAAGGATGTCGACGCGGTCCTCATTGCCACGGCTGATTTCCAGCATGCGCAGCACGGCATCCAGGCTGTCAACGCTGGTCGAGACGCCTACGTGGAAAAACCAACCGCACACACCATGCCGGATGCACGCAACTTCCGCGCAGCAGTGCATAAGACCGGAAAGATCGTGCAGGTGGGCACGCAGCGCCGCAGCACGCCCGGCTACCAGAAGGCGTACGAGTACATCAACAGCGGTCAGTTCGGCGATATCGTCATGGTGGAGATGAGCTGGAACGTCAACCAGCCCGGGCGCTGGCGTCGTCCGGATGTGGTGCCATTGCTGAAGGAGCAGGATACAGATTGGACTCGTTACCAGCTCGACCTGCCCAAGGTTCCGTTCGACGCGCGCAAGTACCTTGAGTTCCGCCTCTTCTGGCCGTACTCCTCCGGCCTGCCGGATCAGTGGCTCGTCCACCAGATCGATACGGTCCACTGGTTCACCGGGCTGCCGCATCCGCGCAGCGTCGTCGCCAATGGCGGCATCTACGCTTGGAAGGATGGCCGCGTGAACTGGGACACTCTCACCGCGGTCTTCGACTACGGCCCGTTGGACGATCCGACGAAGGGCTTCCAAGTCGTCTACAGCACACGCCAGACGAACTCCGCCGGCGGCGTCAAGGAGCTTTACTACTCCACCGGCGGCATGCTGGATATGGACAAGCGCACTGTCACGCCCAACGGCGGCCTCACCGCGAAGTACGCGGCTGAGATGAAGATGGAGCCGAAGCTGCTCAAGAGCTTCTCCCTCGACGACCACAGCGAGAAGGTTTCAACCGATGCCAACACCGGCTCAGGCGATCCAGAGACGGGCGCCAATATGCGTAACTGGATGGAGTGTGTCCGCTCGCGCAAGATGCCCAACGCCAGCATTGAAGCGGGTTACAGCCACTCCATCGCACTGTGCATGTGCATCGCGGCCATGCAGACGGGAACGCGCGTCACCTTCGACGACAAGACCCAGCAGGTCGTCGCCGGAGGTAAGCATGTATAG
- a CDS encoding TonB-dependent receptor, which produces MTARIWNSLWTAKGRFVVLFLLALSLTAVASNAQTAGTGNIQGNVVDATGAIVQGAAVTATNTATQTKHTAVTEGNGSYSFPNLDVGTYTVEVGAKGFQGYKQSNIALEVGSSIAVNVSLTIGTESQTIEVQATGIALQTEDSSFKQTIDQKTVTELPLNGRLMTQLITLSGGSVNANENNDQQGSKTFATSAVVSVAGGQGNQTDYRLDGGDHNDYMTNINLPFPFPDAVSQFSVETTALGAQSGLHPGGLVNVVTRSGSNQWHGTAFEFLRNNYLNATNFFSTCKIVAPATTCSAKDTLHQNQFGGTIGGKIMRDKLFFFGGYQRTNQSSTQASTTAFVPTAANLAGDFSVTDGPNCQKTGLQLLNPQTGAVLANNQISPTAFNPQALALLKYLPATSDPCGKVTYAIPLQVQENQFISRVDATINARNSLYGRYLLDGYTSPAYFSPTNVLLTTQPGNIERAQGLTIGETFVINSNLVNAFHATATRRRDNRGPAATGISPTTLGVNVYVPVDPGLLLTVTNKFSTYCGTCAVAHFNDNTFSFSDDVNWLIGKHQIAFGGEFVRSQLNISNIYESDGKFTFSGTYSQKGPAGKSAGGTGADANLDFLTGSMSGYEQSKAQQNALRGSIPSLYVQDVYHPTKRLVLSAGVRWDPEFFPADYFGRGSEFSMAGLLAGTISSVYPNAPAGSSFYGDPGVPKAFTKNSPYQFSPRVGVTFDPTGGGKTVFRAGAALVYDEPNFFTGQRTNQNPPFAQTIANTPVNVPLSLTNPWSNGTQTTNPFPQPFKPTAATVFPNGGQYIVLTPQFHSPYSIQYTASMQQEFGKGWEFQIDYIGNRTDFLPYGYPLDAAVYIPGTCNGTPCSSLGNTASRYALTLANATQGPKYSGGGGGSILIKPGANASYNGMVTTIQHRLSSTFVFLANYTWSHCIDISDNTADVAGTSVQNPSNIKGDRANCGFDYRDVFNTTIVASSHFALTGWKAQLINNWEISPLVHITDGAPFTVTAGQDNSLTAVNNDRANLINPNTVFTHTKVVAPGTSGAAFTQFVNPSAFSANATGTFGNSGRFAFRGPDFLQVDSSLSRIFPIHDRLALDLRFEAFNVLNHPNFAGPGSTGFAGSSSSILSSTFGQITSTVNNYGARIFQAAAKITF; this is translated from the coding sequence ATGACAGCACGCATCTGGAATTCGCTTTGGACGGCAAAAGGGCGGTTCGTCGTTCTCTTTCTCCTGGCTCTCTCGCTCACCGCAGTGGCGTCGAACGCACAGACTGCCGGCACCGGAAACATTCAGGGCAACGTTGTCGACGCGACGGGAGCCATCGTCCAGGGCGCCGCGGTCACGGCCACGAATACGGCGACCCAGACCAAACACACCGCGGTCACGGAAGGCAATGGCTCGTACAGCTTCCCGAATCTCGACGTTGGCACGTACACGGTTGAGGTGGGAGCCAAAGGCTTCCAAGGCTACAAACAATCAAACATCGCGCTGGAGGTTGGCAGCAGCATCGCGGTCAACGTCTCGCTGACGATTGGAACGGAAAGCCAGACCATCGAAGTCCAGGCCACCGGCATAGCGCTGCAGACCGAGGATAGCTCCTTCAAGCAGACCATCGATCAGAAGACCGTGACCGAATTGCCTCTGAACGGTCGCCTGATGACGCAGTTGATTACGCTCTCGGGCGGCTCAGTCAACGCGAACGAGAACAACGACCAGCAGGGAAGCAAGACTTTTGCGACGTCGGCTGTCGTCTCAGTTGCAGGTGGTCAGGGTAATCAGACCGACTACCGCCTGGACGGTGGGGACCACAACGACTACATGACCAACATCAATCTGCCGTTCCCTTTTCCGGACGCGGTCAGCCAATTCAGCGTGGAGACGACGGCGCTGGGCGCACAGAGCGGCCTGCATCCCGGCGGCCTGGTAAACGTGGTGACACGGTCTGGTTCCAACCAGTGGCATGGGACGGCGTTCGAGTTCCTGCGCAATAACTATCTCAACGCAACCAACTTCTTTTCCACCTGCAAGATCGTTGCACCTGCTACCACTTGCAGCGCCAAAGATACCCTGCACCAGAACCAGTTTGGCGGGACCATCGGCGGCAAGATTATGCGGGACAAGCTGTTTTTCTTTGGCGGCTATCAGCGCACCAATCAGTCATCGACCCAGGCTTCGACGACTGCGTTTGTTCCAACGGCGGCGAATCTGGCCGGTGACTTTTCTGTAACAGACGGACCCAACTGCCAGAAGACCGGTCTTCAACTGCTGAATCCCCAGACGGGCGCAGTCCTGGCGAATAACCAGATCAGTCCAACCGCCTTCAATCCGCAGGCGCTCGCTCTTCTGAAGTACCTGCCTGCCACGAGTGACCCTTGCGGCAAGGTGACGTACGCGATTCCGCTGCAGGTTCAGGAGAACCAATTTATCTCGCGTGTGGATGCGACGATCAATGCCCGGAACAGTCTGTATGGCCGCTACCTGCTGGATGGGTACACCAGCCCGGCCTACTTCTCGCCCACCAACGTTTTGCTGACGACGCAGCCCGGCAACATCGAGCGCGCACAGGGTCTGACGATTGGCGAGACGTTCGTCATCAACAGCAACCTGGTGAATGCGTTCCATGCCACGGCGACACGGCGCAGGGATAATCGTGGGCCTGCAGCGACCGGTATCAGCCCAACCACACTCGGCGTGAACGTATATGTGCCTGTGGATCCGGGGCTTCTGCTCACTGTAACGAACAAGTTCAGCACGTACTGCGGAACCTGCGCGGTTGCCCACTTCAACGACAACACCTTCTCCTTCAGCGACGATGTCAACTGGCTCATCGGAAAGCATCAGATTGCCTTCGGTGGCGAGTTCGTTCGGTCTCAGCTCAACATCTCCAACATTTATGAATCTGACGGTAAGTTCACCTTTTCCGGGACCTACAGCCAGAAGGGACCTGCGGGCAAGAGCGCGGGCGGCACAGGCGCGGATGCCAACCTGGACTTCCTGACAGGCTCCATGAGCGGATACGAACAGAGCAAGGCACAGCAGAACGCGTTGCGCGGTTCAATTCCGAGCCTTTATGTCCAGGACGTCTATCATCCGACGAAGAGGCTGGTCCTTTCAGCGGGAGTTCGCTGGGACCCTGAGTTCTTCCCGGCGGATTATTTCGGTCGTGGAAGCGAGTTCAGCATGGCCGGGCTCCTTGCCGGCACGATCAGCAGCGTCTATCCGAACGCTCCGGCCGGAAGCTCGTTCTATGGTGATCCGGGAGTACCGAAGGCGTTTACGAAGAACTCGCCTTACCAGTTTTCACCTCGTGTCGGTGTGACCTTCGATCCGACCGGCGGGGGCAAGACGGTGTTTCGTGCCGGCGCAGCCCTGGTCTATGATGAGCCGAACTTCTTCACGGGCCAGCGGACGAATCAGAATCCGCCATTTGCGCAGACGATCGCCAATACGCCAGTCAACGTGCCTTTGAGCCTCACGAATCCATGGTCGAATGGCACGCAGACGACGAACCCGTTTCCGCAACCCTTCAAGCCTACGGCGGCTACGGTCTTCCCGAACGGCGGCCAATACATTGTGCTGACTCCGCAGTTCCACTCGCCGTATTCGATCCAATATACGGCTAGTATGCAGCAGGAGTTCGGCAAAGGCTGGGAGTTCCAGATCGACTATATCGGCAACAGGACCGATTTCCTGCCTTATGGATATCCCCTGGATGCCGCAGTCTACATCCCGGGAACTTGCAATGGAACGCCATGTTCCTCGCTTGGCAACACGGCTTCACGCTATGCGCTCACGCTTGCGAATGCGACGCAGGGACCAAAGTACTCCGGTGGCGGCGGCGGTTCGATCCTGATCAAGCCCGGTGCAAACGCGAGCTATAACGGCATGGTGACGACGATCCAGCATCGCCTGTCTTCGACGTTCGTATTCCTTGCGAACTACACCTGGTCGCATTGCATCGATATTTCGGATAACACCGCGGATGTTGCAGGCACGAGCGTTCAGAACCCGAGCAACATCAAGGGAGACAGGGCGAACTGTGGCTTCGACTATCGCGATGTCTTCAACACGACCATCGTGGCATCGAGCCACTTTGCTCTGACAGGCTGGAAGGCGCAGTTGATCAACAACTGGGAGATTTCGCCCCTGGTACATATCACCGATGGCGCGCCGTTCACGGTGACAGCAGGACAGGATAATTCCCTGACTGCCGTGAACAATGACCGCGCGAACCTGATCAATCCCAACACAGTATTTACCCACACCAAGGTGGTTGCGCCAGGAACCAGCGGAGCTGCTTTCACGCAATTCGTCAACCCCTCCGCGTTCTCTGCGAACGCCACTGGAACGTTTGGTAACTCGGGGCGCTTCGCTTTCCGTGGACCGGACTTCCTGCAGGTGGACAGCTCTTTGAGCCGCATCTTCCCGATCCACGACAGGCTTGCGCTGGATCTGCGGTTTGAAGCCTTCAACGTGCTGAACCATCCCAACTTCGCCGGTCCGGGAAGCACTGGTTTTGCAGGATCGAGCAGCTCGATCCTGTCCAGCACCTTCGGGCAGATCACCTCAACCGTGAACAACTACGGCGCTCGCATCTTCCAGGCGGCGGCCAAGATCACCTTCTAA
- a CDS encoding response regulator: MNSSQSIRVLTVDDHPLLREGISGVVNAQPGMTVVAEASDGDEAILSFRTHLPDITLMDLRLPKTSGIEAIVTIRKEFPAARIIVLTTYAGDVQALRAFKSGASGYLLKSMLRAELIDTIRRVHAGQRRIPPEIAAEMAEHAGDDILSAREIEVLRHVAAGNSNKIIASNLTLSEHTVKGHIKNILSKLGASDRTHAVMIALRRGFLDMG; encoded by the coding sequence ATGAACTCATCACAATCCATCCGTGTGCTCACTGTGGATGACCACCCTCTGCTGCGTGAAGGCATCTCCGGCGTCGTCAACGCGCAGCCTGGAATGACCGTGGTGGCGGAGGCGTCCGATGGCGACGAGGCCATCTTGTCTTTCCGCACTCATCTGCCGGACATCACCCTAATGGACCTTCGGCTGCCCAAGACCAGCGGCATTGAGGCCATCGTCACGATTCGCAAGGAATTCCCGGCGGCGCGGATCATCGTGCTGACGACTTATGCCGGGGACGTGCAGGCGCTACGTGCGTTCAAGTCCGGTGCTTCGGGCTACCTGCTGAAGAGCATGCTGCGCGCGGAACTGATCGACACCATCCGCCGCGTTCATGCAGGGCAGCGGCGTATTCCGCCGGAGATTGCGGCAGAGATGGCGGAGCACGCCGGTGACGATATTCTCAGCGCACGTGAGATTGAGGTCCTCCGCCATGTCGCGGCGGGGAACTCGAACAAGATCATTGCGAGCAACCTGACGTTGTCGGAACACACCGTCAAGGGCCACATCAAGAACATCCTCTCCAAGCTTGGCGCCAGCGACCGCACCCACGCGGTGATGATCGCGCTGCGGCGTGGTTTCCTCGACATGGGCTGA
- a CDS encoding NADP-dependent oxidoreductase, whose protein sequence is MKAARLADPSRSSELDLEDVDLPLVGRGEILVRVAAAGVTPSELLWYPTTHTKEGERRIGVVPGHEFSGIVEAIGAGVHGFFPGDKVFGMNDWFSQGASAEYCIASPLTLAPKPRTLSYAEAAAVPIGALTAWQALFDRADLQAGERVLVHGGAGAVGTFVIQLAKLHGAEVIATASAANMDFLTSLKADEVINYRATRFEDQIEPVDVLFDAIGGETLQRSWPLLRAGGRAITVAAQSEGVEDARIKAAFFIVDASREQLLDIGLLIDGGSLRPFVGAAVPLSAAADAYGGRIARKDGRGKVVLLMPDFEEKDVGTRNSSSRRV, encoded by the coding sequence ATGAAAGCCGCTCGCCTGGCCGATCCGTCCAGATCGTCTGAACTGGATTTAGAAGATGTTGACCTGCCGCTTGTCGGCCGGGGCGAGATTCTGGTGCGGGTCGCCGCCGCCGGCGTGACGCCCAGCGAACTACTCTGGTACCCCACCACCCATACCAAAGAAGGAGAACGGAGGATCGGCGTCGTGCCGGGCCACGAGTTTTCCGGCATCGTGGAGGCGATTGGGGCGGGGGTGCATGGCTTCTTTCCGGGCGATAAGGTCTTTGGCATGAATGACTGGTTCTCGCAGGGCGCCTCGGCCGAGTACTGTATCGCGTCGCCACTAACCCTGGCGCCAAAACCACGTACCTTGTCCTATGCAGAGGCTGCGGCGGTGCCAATTGGCGCGTTGACCGCATGGCAGGCTCTCTTCGATCGTGCCGATCTCCAGGCCGGAGAGCGGGTTCTGGTACACGGCGGCGCGGGAGCCGTCGGGACGTTTGTGATCCAGTTGGCGAAGCTGCATGGCGCGGAGGTGATTGCGACGGCTTCGGCGGCGAATATGGATTTTCTGACCTCGCTCAAGGCGGATGAGGTGATCAACTATCGGGCGACGCGTTTTGAAGATCAGATTGAACCGGTGGACGTCCTCTTCGACGCTATCGGTGGCGAGACGCTCCAGAGATCCTGGCCTCTGCTTCGTGCCGGCGGTCGCGCGATCACCGTCGCGGCGCAGAGTGAGGGCGTTGAGGATGCACGGATTAAGGCGGCCTTCTTTATCGTGGACGCGAGTCGGGAACAGTTGCTGGATATTGGACTTCTGATCGACGGCGGCTCTCTCCGTCCGTTCGTCGGAGCAGCTGTGCCGCTTAGCGCCGCCGCGGACGCTTATGGCGGACGAATCGCACGGAAGGATGGACGTGGCAAGGTCGTGCTGTTGATGCCGGACTTTGAGGAGAAGGATGTCGGCACACGAAACAGCTCTTCCCGTCGCGTCTGA
- a CDS encoding sensor histidine kinase, whose product MKTSSSGPSRRTALHVLRCLLLFALILLLHGVARAVDGTRPMAQYLLQQWGAEQGLAVGHVNAIAQTPVGYLWIGTDRGLMRFNGLRFVPKQPPSPEYSPIERVISLAVDVDGALWIRAENARLLRYFDGRFTLGFPVNQGETSLTAIAPGHRGGLLATGLKIGGMQVTTGGVTRLRPSVGSLLISVAQTTDDTVWLGTREIGLFRWKDGTLQPAVTGVPDRKINCLLPTPDGHLWIGTDNGLGLWNGQTVVTVPFPAEFDHLQILAMVQDRDHNLWLGTSKGLLRYNTAGMAWLQRNARERDQAVTALMEDREGDLWFGNGGSLERLRDSPLITYGDAEQPSGEQFGPTYVDAHGRVWLAPITGGLFWMRDDAIHAVTADGLNQDIVYSIDGSGDNLWLGRQQGGLTRLHSSGDTFTAQTWTHADGLAEDSVFSVRASRDGSVWAGTLTRGASHLVNGKIEARTDGNVLSSETISAIEEDRSGAMWFASPAGVNVLRGTSWRSLGVKDGLPSQQVFSLLADSAGAMWVGTSDGLAYVDKGHVHSFSGSPLGKEPVLGMGVDQRGLLWIATALHIFSAPRAALLAGNLNPETIRSYSVQDGLRSTEGVRRFRSVVNDGLGRVWISTGRGLSVTSSGVGEHLLPAIPHVEEIISDGVAVNLMGDVRVSPNTQRIVFQFSGLDLRAPERVRFRYRLDGFDKAWSEVVESLEAVYTNLPPGRYRFRVVAANSEGRWNAQEGMLSFRVEPMLWQRWEFQLLCLCTLTLISIWIYRRRMQFLITQANMRFDERLVERTRIARELHDTLLQGFISASLHLHVTAEALPSESPVQRSLQRVLLIMERVIEEARQAVKGLRTFDGSSTPRLEQIFRELVLEVDEAEATGYVVVVEGEYRTLRPAIYEEVSRIGREAVINAWRHADAEHVTVRLEYMSGRLGLEVTDDGTGMDVATVSHGREGHWGLLGMRERAERMGARLQIISRLGQGTRIVLNVPAGIAYPDEPWGGRTKEADRFRLW is encoded by the coding sequence TTGAAAACTTCCAGTTCTGGCCCTAGCCGCCGAACCGCTCTGCACGTCCTCCGCTGCCTGCTGCTCTTTGCGTTGATTCTGCTGCTGCATGGCGTGGCCCGCGCAGTGGATGGAACGCGCCCGATGGCACAGTATCTTCTTCAGCAATGGGGAGCGGAGCAGGGGTTGGCGGTGGGGCACGTCAACGCTATAGCGCAGACCCCGGTTGGCTATCTCTGGATCGGCACGGATCGCGGCCTGATGAGATTCAACGGACTGCGCTTCGTGCCCAAGCAACCACCTTCGCCTGAGTATTCGCCAATCGAAAGGGTGATTAGCCTGGCCGTGGATGTGGATGGCGCGTTGTGGATTCGGGCGGAAAATGCTCGGCTGCTGCGCTACTTCGATGGACGCTTCACGCTGGGTTTTCCGGTGAACCAAGGAGAGACGAGTCTGACAGCGATTGCGCCGGGGCATCGCGGCGGGTTGTTGGCCACCGGACTCAAGATCGGAGGGATGCAGGTGACCACGGGCGGCGTCACGCGGCTGCGGCCTAGTGTAGGTTCGCTGCTGATCTCGGTGGCACAGACGACTGACGATACGGTCTGGCTCGGAACGCGGGAGATTGGTCTCTTCCGCTGGAAGGACGGCACGCTGCAACCGGCGGTGACCGGCGTCCCCGACCGGAAGATCAACTGCCTGCTTCCAACGCCGGACGGCCACCTGTGGATTGGAACCGACAATGGGCTCGGCTTATGGAACGGGCAGACGGTGGTGACGGTGCCGTTTCCCGCGGAGTTCGATCACCTGCAGATCCTGGCGATGGTGCAGGATCGCGACCATAATCTGTGGCTCGGAACCTCAAAGGGTCTGCTGCGCTACAACACGGCTGGGATGGCTTGGCTGCAGAGGAATGCAAGAGAACGGGATCAGGCGGTCACGGCCCTGATGGAGGATCGCGAAGGCGATTTGTGGTTCGGCAACGGCGGCAGCCTGGAGCGGCTTCGCGATAGTCCGCTGATCACCTATGGCGACGCCGAGCAGCCATCCGGCGAGCAGTTCGGCCCGACGTACGTGGATGCCCATGGTCGTGTGTGGCTCGCACCGATTACCGGCGGACTGTTCTGGATGCGCGATGACGCCATTCATGCGGTGACTGCGGACGGGCTCAACCAAGACATTGTCTATTCCATTGATGGCTCCGGCGACAATCTCTGGCTGGGCAGGCAGCAGGGCGGCCTGACGCGGCTGCATTCTTCTGGCGATACCTTCACGGCCCAAACCTGGACGCACGCGGACGGGTTGGCCGAGGATAGCGTCTTCTCCGTGCGCGCGTCGCGGGATGGCAGCGTTTGGGCCGGCACGCTGACGCGGGGCGCAAGCCACCTGGTTAACGGCAAAATCGAGGCTCGGACTGATGGAAACGTACTCTCGTCCGAGACCATCTCGGCGATTGAAGAGGATCGCTCCGGCGCGATGTGGTTTGCATCCCCTGCCGGAGTCAATGTGTTGCGCGGCACAAGCTGGCGTTCCCTCGGGGTCAAGGATGGCCTGCCCTCGCAGCAGGTCTTCTCGCTGCTGGCTGATTCAGCCGGCGCCATGTGGGTCGGCACATCGGATGGGCTGGCTTACGTGGACAAGGGGCATGTCCACAGCTTCAGCGGATCGCCGCTGGGTAAGGAGCCGGTGCTGGGCATGGGGGTCGATCAGCGTGGGCTCCTCTGGATCGCCACTGCGCTGCACATCTTCAGTGCGCCGCGGGCTGCTCTTCTGGCGGGCAACCTCAATCCGGAGACTATCCGCAGCTACAGTGTACAGGACGGCTTGCGCAGCACAGAGGGGGTACGGCGCTTTCGGTCCGTGGTGAACGACGGCCTGGGCCGGGTGTGGATCTCCACCGGCCGTGGTCTTTCCGTCACCTCATCCGGGGTGGGCGAGCATCTCCTGCCTGCCATTCCGCACGTCGAGGAGATTATCTCCGATGGCGTGGCGGTCAATTTAATGGGCGACGTGCGCGTCTCTCCCAATACCCAACGCATCGTCTTTCAGTTCAGCGGCCTGGACCTGCGGGCGCCGGAGAGGGTACGTTTTCGCTATCGACTGGATGGGTTCGATAAGGCCTGGAGCGAAGTCGTGGAGAGCTTGGAGGCGGTCTATACGAACCTTCCGCCCGGGCGATACCGCTTCCGCGTTGTGGCGGCTAATAGCGAGGGTCGCTGGAACGCCCAGGAAGGCATGTTGTCCTTCCGCGTGGAGCCCATGCTCTGGCAGCGCTGGGAGTTTCAGCTTCTCTGCCTGTGTACGCTGACGCTCATCTCCATCTGGATCTACCGCCGTCGCATGCAGTTTCTGATCACGCAGGCGAACATGCGCTTTGACGAACGGCTGGTGGAGCGGACGCGCATTGCACGCGAACTGCACGATACCCTGCTGCAGGGCTTCATCAGTGCGTCGCTTCATCTACATGTAACGGCTGAGGCCTTGCCTTCCGAGTCGCCTGTCCAACGGTCGCTGCAACGTGTGCTTCTGATCATGGAGCGGGTGATTGAAGAGGCGCGGCAGGCCGTGAAGGGGCTGCGCACGTTCGATGGCTCGTCGACGCCTCGGCTGGAGCAGATCTTCCGTGAGCTGGTGCTGGAGGTGGATGAGGCGGAGGCCACCGGCTACGTCGTGGTGGTGGAAGGCGAGTACCGTACGCTGCGTCCCGCAATCTATGAAGAGGTCAGTCGCATTGGGCGGGAAGCCGTCATCAACGCCTGGCGTCATGCCGATGCCGAACACGTCACCGTGCGGCTGGAGTACATGAGCGGCCGCCTGGGGCTGGAGGTGACGGACGATGGAACCGGCATGGATGTGGCCACCGTCTCGCATGGCCGCGAAGGACATTGGGGTCTGCTGGGGATGAGGGAGCGGGCCGAGCGCATGGGCGCTCGGTTGCAGATCATCAGCCGGCTGGGACAGGGGACTCGCATCGTGCTCAACGTGCCCGCGGGCATCGCTTACCCTGACGAGCCCTGGGGAGGCCGGACGAAGGAGGCGGACAGATTTCGCTTGTGGTAA